The Pseudopipra pipra isolate bDixPip1 chromosome 8, bDixPip1.hap1, whole genome shotgun sequence sequence TCTTTCGGTTATAAAGCGGAGCAGTCTGCTGGTCTCCTGTTCTGATGTGACGTGCCTTTAACCTGCTTGCACgctatatattttattaactgaaaattaatattttataaactgAAAATTTGAGTGACTCATGGAAGTTTCTCCTTTCTAGTCCTTGTTTTACTGAATCAAAGGTTTAAAACATACTGAGAGCACCTCTGATTGGTGTGACCGTGTATTCTAACCCGATTTTCTGATATTACTGGCACTTAATAAATATGTCAGTATTGAAGTGGCCAAACTTCCTACTGCTGAAAATAGGTGTGGGCTCCTGGGTAACAAGACAAAGCAGGGGGGGGGAAAAGATATTCTACAGCAGGTTCTTATGGTAGCATTAAGTTCCCTTTCACGACACATTTAGAATGGTTTAACTGGGTACTCTTGTATGCTTTTAGTTCTGagtataaaaatagaaatttcctgaaaaaaattaaacatccTTGGTTCAATACCAGGAAGTGAATATGAATTGTAAGTGAATACCTGCATATAATGCTGATTAAGCATTTTCTCAAAATGGAAGTCATGCTTAAGTAAAGTATTCATATGATTGAGAGAACAACTGTCAGCACAGAAGTGGAGAAGCATGTGCACGTATAGAGTACTGCATGACAATGTAATATTAACAATATTAGTTATCTTAAATAATTGCAGATGAAATGCTTAGTTTGAGCAAATATTTATATGTAACTGTGTGGTCTGTAGCTTGTTTAATGTTCATAAGTTAAAATGTGGGAGAGAGATCATTACAAAAGGTGCAAGTCCATGGGTTGCAAATTCTCTAGGCTCATATCAGGTGTTGTTTACTTAGGCCATAAAAAAATGATGCTGTATAAACATTTCTGAACAGAACTGCTGTATGACAGCTTAATACTAATATGCATTCTTTTTCCAATCTTCCACCACTTTCCTTCAGTGTGCTGGAATATATTAATGTATTATAGGAATAAAGCAAACTAACTTGTTTAATCTAGTGTCtcttttatttagttttattgTCCATATGCTCCTTACTTTGTGATCCTAATCCAGATGATCCTTTAGTACCAGATATTGCACAGATCTACAAGTCAGACAAGGAAAAGTGAGTATAACGTATATATAATTGTGAATGTGGTACTTGCAGATGGTTACCTGCTAAGCGCCTTCTATCTTAACTTTAGCAATACTTTTTTCATAGATTTCTACAGGATTAGGATTAGATTTTCAAATCTTGAAAATAGCTATGGCAAGTAGAAAACTTGTAGGTATTGTGTATGCCTACATAGGTGTTGCTGGGTACCTAATTTTTTGTACTTAGTTACATAAAACCATCACACTTCTGTGTGTCATCTTATATTCACTGCATGAAAAAACATTTCCCAAACATGAGTTGTTTCTTGCTACTGCAATCCTCTGTTTgtaaaacctgtacagaagaATTTTTGACTTTTTGGTTAGCTGAGTTTTTTTGGTACCTATTTTTCATATTGTATTCAGTATTGAGCCACTGAAGACTTCTTGCAGCGTTATGCTAGTGGCCTGTGGCTCATCACATGTCACAGGTTCAGGAAGATCTGAGTGTTGTTTTTACCTTGAGCAGTGGATAAAAAAAGAGTGGTGTAGAAGTTACATGGAAGTCTGTGGTCTAGTATTTCTCTCCCTAGAGTAAGAATTATTAAAATGGCCTCTTTCTGACAGTTCACTGTCTGGCACAGTCAAATCATGTAACTCACTTTTGGACCACTTGAACTCTGCAGCTTGTTCTGCAAAGCAGGCAGTGTTAAAATTGAGGATGTTATGCATCAGCTTCTCCCCATTTGTGTCTCAACTTTTGTCTACCTACCTACTTACTAGTGATTTCAGCTATTGTGCCTCCTGTTCGTGAAGGTGTTTTCTCTCCAAAACTCGAAATTTAATCGTTGCTAGAGAAAGTGAGACAATGTGTAGTCTTGACTATAGCTGATCACctattaaattacttttatctCATCTTGAATTTAGGAAATTAATTATATGGCTGGTTACCCCATAGCATTTATCTATGAATATTTCAGTATAAGTAAAGATCCTAAGACTTGTATGATAGCATATTCTTAAGAAGAAAACCGGTTAGTTCATGAGTTGTTATACTGATCTTAAGAAACAGATTTGAAATTTTGTCAGCATTTTTCTCTGGATGACCCAGAAGAAAGTGAATCTAGTTTGAAAAGCAGAATGTAGCAAACAGAAAGATCAGAGGGGAAGTTGTGAACTCTCTAAGGTCATTTATCTTTGGGATTGCTAAGCAGCCTCATACCAGAAGGAAGACTTAAAATCTagtgaaaaatacttttcagaaaattttcctttcaagtTCTGAAATGATGGTGGCAGGGCAGAAGGGAGAATAAAACTCCAGTTAATTATACTGAATTTTATGCAACTAAAATGCGTGAACTTTGTCAGACTGTTAATAACATTTGCATTTAGGAATAATTAACAACAATTTCCTGTTAAGGTACAAATAAGGGAACCAGTTGTGAAGTGCAAATTAAGTAGGCACAATGATATGCATTTTAATGCAAACCTGTGAGATTGGTTTTGAGTCTGAATAGCTGTAATAGGTAACCTTAGAAACTGAACATACAGTGGGTatattttttttggcttttagaCTATTTTAACTTCTTCGACTCAGTGCTCAGAGGTGAAAAGCACAATAACACCTATATTAAGTAAATACGTGGCCATTGTCAGTGTATCACTAACAGCTCTTCACTGTAACACCTTCTTTCTGCACATACAGATACAACAGACATGCAAGAGAATGGACTCAGAAATATGCAATGTAAACTTGTGAAGACTTTTTCATATACCACAGAGTACTGTAAATTCtaggtttttttcaaaattagaaGGAAATGGAGCACAATTTATGGTTTTGATGTAACATGACTCcccttgaattttttttcacccatGTAAGTGTGTTTCTGGAGCAAGGGAGAATAAACTTCCAAAAATAACCTTATGACTGTGATAAGAATATTTATCCTCTTTGTATGCTTTGCAGAAGACATTTATTATGGTTTTTAAGAGCTGGACACCTGCATCTTCAGACTACAAGATCTGTAATGCAGTTGTAAAgcaactgaattatttttgctGGGAAAAGTAGCTGGTTTTATGTGATGAATACTGTATGTTTGTCATTGAAGTATGTTGTTGTTTCATAAGTgtattcaaatttttttttgttagttcacttaataatttgtatttttttactgtatagactaaatattttatttacaatgTCAGTAATTTCATTTTAGACTTACTTGAGTGTGCACAGTATTGACAAGATACAACTGCTAGTAATGAAATTAATTGGAGTATCCCACACATTAGGATATTCTAAAGATTGACTGCAGATTTCTTAAAACCTAAAATGATCTTTGCACTGTAATTCTTTGTATGCTGATTATGGAGAAACACTTCGTTTTATTCTGTTGCATACTTAATTTTATTGCAATGAGAACTAATTGCACTGCTATGTAGAGAGATAATGTAACCATTTTGTTGCTATTCACAACTGATTTTTGATGTAACACTATCCTTTTGACCTTTTACAAATCCAAATGTAGCCTTTTccatataaataaaatgcattttctacTACTTTtcttgtgtggttttttttattttattttattttaactcaTGCATATCTTTAAAGTACTTGTTCTAACATTAGAGAATCACCAATAGTATATGTGCATGTGTCTTATAAAGAGAAGGACAAATAAAACTATGCATCATGTACTGCTTAGAACTGGGttgcaattaatttttatgcTAGCTTTAGCCTAATGGATTTAGCATGCTCTGCCCATTGCTGAATATAGGATTTCAAGTAGTTTAAGGCCATTTTACACCTATATTCATCTATGGAGGAGGTAACCACAAGTGTCTCAACATCAACCACTTAGTTAAGGTGATGTATTTTCAATATCAGAACGTTACAGTAAACTCCTCACACTTGAAGGTAACTGTTCCATTAACTGGCACTTCAGTTGCTTCAGAGTATGCATGTGGAAAACCAGTAGTGCTGGAGAGGGGCAATCTGTTCTTAAAAGGTAGATTAGGAGCAGAAAAACTCTTGATTTCCTACTGTGCATTCTTCTTGGTTATCcgaaaataaaaatgtttttctctgtaCCTTGCACATGAAAGAAAACTGACTTCCAGTTGGGAAATTTGtcaacataaaatatatttttaagatgagaaatatatttgatttggttttttttaattattctaatATATGCTAAATTGGAATTTAGGGTACGAGTGGTAAGCGTGCACAGTAGGAGCTTTTTTCCCTACCAGTGGAATATTAATCTTTGTGTTTGCCGATTTACTGACCTAAAGGGTCACATATgggaaaatgtaatttctgtgcTACAGTTTTATCTATGATGTAATGATATTTGAAACAACAGATTGATCGAGAGTGGCTCTATTAATCTTAAAATATCCCTGTTCAGTTTGCAAACtgaataaattgatttttttgttataaagTGCTTCATTATATGTGAACCAGAACAATGTAGCCAGGAAGGCAAAGCCATCGTTTACACTTCTTACTCAAATGATGGTAAAAAACTTCGACCATCCCAGTGTGTTCccagagcttttatttttttctagatcAGTAGTAAGCTGTTTGTATTAGAAGTTATTTAAATGTTTGCAATACCTGTACTGAACTGTATGAAAATTGGAAGTTTGACTTGTATTTTGAGATCCTCACTTAGTTTTGGTTTATCAGTTCGTGTTAGGGGTggtttgaaaacatttttactttaaCTGGTAATATTTCTGATGTGTTCTGAGAATGACTTTGCATCACATTATGAAAACAGCAGAAGGATGTGAAACCCAACACCCGTGTGGTAAGGCATGTTAAGCATATgtagatattaaaaaaggaatgTCTTAGCTTTACACCTCTAAAACAGCATCATCACAAGTCTTTGATTCTTATGATCCTTGTAGCAGTTCAgcctttctgcttttgaaattatAGGAATGAAATTATAAATACATGATTCGAAACTTCACTCGTTCAGCGAGGTCGTTGGGTTTAATCTGGAGATAAACAtcactgctgctccttcagaACTCCGTTAATGCTTTTTATAGAAACGCTCTTTTAAGGGGGTGGGGGGTGCGGGGAATCAGAGCTGAAACATTACTCCcatctgtggggaaaaaaaaaaaaaaagtaactttttcCCCCGAGAACTGGTTGGTGCTCTGGTGTGTTTTTCGACACAGCTGTACCCAAAGGCTTGCAGTTAAGAGGAAACCAGTGAACCCGTTTGGTTTTTGGCCACAGATCATCAGCCGAATTAGTTAATTAGCGCTTAGCCGGGCTGTATTTTAGTTTTTTCCCCGCAGGCTCCGCGCACGGCCCCATCCCCGACCCCGCGCTCACGGTCACCTTGTGTggggccgcggccccgcccctcgGGCCGTCCCGCGCAGGCGCGGTGTGGGCCGGGCCGgcatggcggcggcggcggcgctgggcCGGGCCGCGGGCCTGGGGCTGGGCCTGGGCCTGGGCCTGGTCACGGGAGGGCGGCGGCTCCTCAGGTacgcggcgggagcggggctgcggggctgcggggagcggggcggcgggagcgggggccACCTCGGTGGGGTGGCGGTGACCGGCGGTGCCGTTGTGTGCAGGGCCGGTGGCGCGGCGGAGCAGTGCCTGTCCCGGGGGATCAGCTCGGATCAGCGCCCGAAGCGGCCCCTCACCGCCTATCTCCGTTTTACGATGGAAAACCGTTCGGCGTTTAGGGAAAAGAACCCAGGTACGAGGTACGAGGGGAGGCGAGTCCGCGGGGCCCGCGGTTTGCTGTGTGCGGGAGCGGGGACACGGCCTGCGCCCCCCGAGCAGGGCTGAGCCGGGAGCCGGAACAGCTCTGTGTGCAAAACCAACCGCGTGAAGGAACTAAAGTCATTAGTTAGACATTACCCTGAATTTAGAGACCCAACCCACCTGTTTATCCATAGCGTGCCCCAAGCGAGTCCAGCATGGCCGTACTTACTGCCTACACGTGTGTTATCTTCGTCTTCTGTGCATCGTAACGAGCATGTGTAtgactttaaaaatgtttgctgAAAGATCTCACCTGGGCAGTACATGCTAACAGTGATTTGTGGTTCTCAGTTATTTTCGGGCCTCTATGCATTTGAAGTATACTTTTGCTGATATAACAAGGTGCATATGATTTTGATATTTAGTAATTGGAAAACTATAGGTACTGGATTGTCTTGACTGTAAATGGAAGAAGAAGTAAATGTACATAGAGGAAAATGGTTTTCTGTGAATACGTTTAATTTACTATCCAAAAGTTTATTTACAGGCATTTCAGACACTCTTACCAGAAAGCAGCTAAATGTaaagctgtgctggttttgaaaTACTGTTGAAATGAAGGTTAAAATGGTTAAAAAACTGTGGTCATATTGGGCAAGCCCTGAGGTAAATTTAAGTAGGGAAAACCATTTGATACCCCGTTCAGCAGTTCAGCAGTTCCAGAGTCAGAAAGGTTGGGAACTGAACTATCAGAGCTTATTGTGGTTACATACTACACCAGTGCTTTCCACGTTTTCAAAATTTGAATAATCTGCAAATAAATATACTAGATCTTATATACAAATTGAGAacttttggttttcttgttCCAGTAGAGGTAATAGTCAAAAAAACTTGATAATTTATTAGTTCTCTTCTATCATTGGCCAAAGCATCATATTTTCAAAGGTTTTAAGGTTCATCTACTTGGACTCCATCTGTCTTCTTTTTCCAGAATTCTGGAAGTCAGGTTACTGAGAAGAGCTTAGTTCTGCTTTCCCACCATTGAGGTGGCTGAGCTTTACATCTGAGGTGGAAGAAAAGCTCAtctgtttttggttttttaattgtGGAGGAAAAGCCTATAAAGGATTTTTCAAGAAAAGACCACCTATAATTTTTGCACCACCCTTAAGTTTGGTtgaggtttgtttggttggttggtttggttttgttttctaattattattcttttccCCTTCACAAATTCAAGTCTGGCTGAAGGCCTCATCAAATGACCATGGTACAAGAGCCAGAGTCAAAGGCAGTCAGCTGAAAACCAAAGTAGACTCAAGTCACCAATTTTGTGGGAGAAggaaattacctttttttttaaccttactTCTTTTGAATAATATTGTAAATAAGGGACTTTAATAAagattacagaatcacagaatgtgctgagttggaaggatcATTGTAAAACAGAAGGACATATGTGCTATATCAGGTGGATAAAGTCACATTATACTTGCTTTGAAGAATTCAGCAGACTCTCTTTGCTAAAAAAGGAGAACTGGAAATTTTACTTTTGAtttcttccctgctcctccctccaAATTCAGACCATCTTGCACTGTATAGAAAAAGATCCATCTCAAAACGAAAAACATTGAATTGTTGTGGAGTGATAATGGCTGCCTTAAAATTGTGCTTCGTCTTATAACTGCATGTTTCATTCCAGGTTGAACCAAGAGCAGTGActctttcccctccccagaATACTACAGTCCCCTTTAACTGCCACAGGAAGGTAGTTTTATGGAAGGATGAAAATGTTTGTACAGGAAAAAGATACTTGTGACAGCTTTCCTTGGGAAAATTGAAGAACCTTACTACAGATACAATGTTGatctttattttcctgctttctcgTTTTAATGTACAGGAGCGAGCAACACAGAGCTGACTAAAAAATTAGCTGGTGCTTGGAGGGAGTTACCAGCATCACAGAAGCAGGTAAGAGTGTATCTTTGCCCTGAGTTCTTTGAACTCTGTACAGTCTTGGTGGttcttttatttggtttggtGTCCCCTGTGGATTTTTTGTTTAgtgtggtgattttttttttgatgggttggtttgtttttaatcaacagtttaaaaagcatgtgtgtgtgtacaaaGGTTCAGACATCAGTACACCAcagtgtggtgggttgaccctgtcTGGACACTGAGTGCCCAGCATAGCCACTCTCAGCTGGGCAGAGGACAGAAAATACACCAAAAGATTCGTGGGTCgggataagggcagggagagatcccTCACCAGTTACTGTCAGGGCAAAACAAACTCCACCTGGGGAAATCagtttattaccaatcaaatcagagtaggctaatgagaaataaaaatttaaaacaccttccctgcACCTCCTGTTCTTCCCAGACTCAATTTCATTCTCTGTTTCTCTAGTTCCGCcccagggggatggggaatggggccTAAGGTCTGTCCATCACAtcttgtctctgctgctccttcctgctcagaGGGAGAACTCTTCACACTCTGCCCCTGCTGGGGCCCTCCTACAGGAaacagtcctccatgaactgcTCCCAGTGTGAGGCTTTCCCACTTgctgcagttcttcaggaactgctccagcactggtccctttccatggggtgcagtccctCATGAAtaggctgttccagtgtgggaGGCCCCGGAGTCTCAGCCCCCTTcaggcatccccctgctccagtgtgggattcctccctgggctgcaggtggatctctgctccctgtggacctccatggctgcaggggcacagcttcCTCACCGTGGGCTGCACCACAGGCCGCAGGGGAACCTTCTCCATGACCTAGAGCACCaaccccctccttctccactgatcTGTAGAAATAATCTCACATTCTCACATCTGACTCCTCTCTCAGGCTGAAGTTGTgcagctttctttttccccttcttaatGCTCTTATCCCAGAGGCACCACCGCTGTCACTggtgggctcagccttggccagctgTGGGGGCCTCTTgaagctggctggcattggctccattGGACACAGCAGCTTCTCAGGGGAGCCAGCCCTGTACCCCCCTCACCACCAACAcctggccatgcaaacccaacACAGGAAGATACTTTGACACTTGTACACGACCTGGGGTTTCATAATTTTAGTCTGTTGCCAGAGAAAGGGCACAGCTCTCACTCCAtgtggctgtggggctgggaaccggttatttttcctttttaaatggTAATTATGTACATGGTGCATTACGTGTATAATAACATAAGTTTTGTAAAGTTACTCTGCTTTCGTGTGCGTAAGTGAAACCTCAGTTAATTTCGATGGAAGGACCAACTCTCTTTTTTGCTACGTGTAAATTTATCGAAGAGCCATCAAATTAACTTTTAGTCATAAGTAGTGAAGTTTCTCTAAGAGTGGCCATTTCATGTGATAATGTAAAACAACTCTAGGACTTGCTAATCAGTGCTGAATTTAAGTGCCATTGATAGGAAAGTAGTGATCGTTTTTCCTTGATTGTTCTTCCTTGATTACAGTTAGCAATTAAATGCAGCTAGTCACTGATTGCAGTTTTCTAGCTAAAGTAGTATCCTTTTTTCAGTAGAATTCTCATATCCCTTTTGGACTGCTCACTCTgtgtgcttttccttttttgtgtcTGAAATGGATAACAGGGGGTAGTCAAACAGATGAAAATCTGATGTTCCAGGGTAATTTTTTCCAgtcttaattttttcccccatagaATAGAAGTGTTAGCTTGTCTGATGGTCAGGTGGTTCGGACTGAAAGCATCTGTTTAAGGCTGGTGATGATTTGTGCTGTAGGTTTACGAGGAAGCAAAAAAGATGGATTGGCAAAGATATGGAGAGCAGATGGCCAAATATAAAGCCCAGCTaactccagcccaggctgcagctttgaaagaggaaaggagaaaacaacTGGCAAGGAGAAGATCACTCCGGGCAAAAAGAGTAAGCATTTTGAAATTcaagtttcttttctctcaagGAAGCTGAAGTCTGTCTAGTATATAGAGCAGAGTCAAAGCATGTTTTTAGAAATACAGAACCAACTCAGAATAACAGAAAACACACAAGAAacacaaaccccccaaaatgccaTGGACTAAATATAATTGCTGATGTGGTGGCATTCCTGCACTTGAAGAACACAGAACTAGCACGTATATTTACGCTTAAAGGTGGCTTCTctatgctttttttctccctattcCTCGAGCTGCCAGAGGAAGGATAGGTAATAAAAGACATTTGGACCAGCAACACTTTCTTTGGATGGAAAGACATCCAGAAATAGCTTTTCACGGAGGCCTTGTATCTCTTACCTCATTGGCCCCTACCAGATAGCAGCTCTTGGAAGtagccttttttccttcctttctttggaCTCTGTGGCTTTGCTACCTGTGTCACTGCTGCCATGGTGAATTAGGGCTGCAGAGGTACATCTGTTTGCTGGTATCCTTTTCTAGCATATTCAAGTGGACCATCTTCCCTATTCCCTTCTAGATGGTTTATATATAAATCCTGAGAGACAGAACCATCTATAAAGGTATGATATTGTGGTTGGTCCAGTAGCAAAATCACCTATTGCTTGCTCATTTCTGTGAATTAAACTGCTGGTGTGACACTGCCCTAACTAGcaaaagtgaaattaatttgGTTTAAAAGACCTCTACTTAGAGGAAATTTTTAATCCAAATGATTGTGTTGGTCCTTTTTTTAGAGTATGGCAGCACAAGGAATTTAGCCAGCATATTTAATGCCTAAGCAGATGTTAATTTGCAGCACCCAGGCTCCAGTGGGAATGTCAGGACTGGAGGAAACGAGAAGTGTAATTGCATTCATAACTTGCTGTACTTTCCTTCTCGTGCCATCATCCCTGCAGGCAAAGTGTTCTGATAGCAGAAACCCAGTTCTGTTTCCCTGGAAATTGGTTCTGTTCCACCTTCTCACCTCCCACAGTCCACCACCTGCCCTCCTCTCTGCAAGCAGGCTGTATTTCACAGCAAAAACAGGAGCCTTATGAAGAATAATAGAAAACCTGTCATCATGATTTTCTTACAGAGGAATTTAATAACAGTCTTTGGTTTCTGGAAGACTTAGCTGAAGTAAGAATcagtttaaaatgctttttctttatctgtGAAAACTCAAGTTGTTAGCTTTTCTTAGTTTAGTTTAGCATTAGTCTTGACAAGCACAGAGAGGATCATGACATACAGTCCAGTTTACAGAATAAAACACCAAAGAAAGaatttgtgtttgatttttgtgTAAAATATGAAGTCAAATGGTAAGCCTAGTTTTGGAAAAAATGCATGCCTGGTAGATGGAATAACTTTTCTTGTTGTTTCTAAAGGAATTGACTGTGCTTGGGAAACCTAAAAGACCTCGTAGCGGCCTTAACATTTTTGTGGCAGAAAAATTTCAGGAGAGTGAGGGAATTTCACCTGCGGTAAGCCAGGAaagattgctttttaaaacagatcCATTGTGTTCAGAAAAATCTGATTTAGATTCTgtcattttcaaagaaattgtTCAGTAGTTCAATATCTGCATGTTGCTTTGCTTAGGTTACCTTTTTTGGGCTGCAGTGATCTGCCTGTATACTGCTGCTGGCATGGCCTTTATAAACTGATGTGTGGGTATACAgacttaaaatatttgcagtattttttgCACTTCAGTTTTACAGACTTCATCTGTTCCCTCTGTAAGGAGAGAATTATTCTTCTCTTCGTTTTGGTGTAGAAATACATAAGTTTTTCAAAGAGTTGTGGTGGTCTGCTCCTGTTCCTGCAGTACGAGTTCACTGTACCTCCTATAGCTCGGGTGGTGTTACAGAACATGCCAGAGTTCCTCATCAAACTCACAAGTTCTGCACTAAACTGCACTTTGGGGTGGTGTAAATTACACTGGTGGATTACAGCAGTGTTGGAGACCTCCCCTGTGTGTCTGATATGTTCCTTACCCTACACATTTAATCAGTACATTGGGATGGTGGATCTAGTTTGTTCCTTGGTTTTCCATGTACAAGGCAGGCTTCTCCACTCAGCTGAGGCCTGGGCTGTAAACATGGCTCAGATGATGCCCAGCAGCTTGTTCTACTATACACTATACCATATAGTGTATTATTTGCCTGCATTAAAAGGGTGGGGGATTAAACCTGTGTGACTTTGTGCTTTTTTACATTGGTTTATGTTTGACTTTCACTTGTGTGGCATTCATCTGTACCCCTCTGAGATCAGTCTGTTCCTAAAATAACCCTCCTGTATTGCATGTTCTGTATCCTGTAGGCAAAGctgaagaaattatttgataCATGGCAAAAACTCTCCACTTCTCAAAAGCAGGTATGTCAGTGGATTTGGATGAGGCTCTGATGTAATCAGAAAATTACAAACTTGAGTCAAAGTTGATATATTCATACAAAATCTTGAACTTAAGTTGCTCAAAATATAATACTGAGGAAAATACTCTGAGATCTTCATGCATCTTGAAAAAGATTGTTACCTTTATTGCAGTAGTGACCATTTTATTCACAGTGTGGTTGAAATGTAAGCCAGTGGGATAGGATGGAAGTTCAGTGTGCCTGGTAGTGGATGCTGAGCAGCATCTAGAGGGAAAGGTGAAATAATGTGCaacaatttgatttttttctaataatacATGATATCTTTAAACATCATCATAATAATTTGCTGCTCACAGAAAGACTTTTGACAGGGAAAAGCAACAAATCTACAAATGATATGCATAGGGTAATTTATTAACTTTGGTTGGCTGGAGGATTATTCTCTGCCAGCTTTCTCAGGATACTGAAATACAAATCTGCACATGGCCATATGAAAAATGAGAGCTGCTACACTGAAATCTAATCTGAAAATGTCACAGTTTAGGTATGCTGTACCTTACTGTTCTTCCTCCCAAATGACCTTTGTCCAGATCAGTTTTGAGTGTGCTTAGGACACACCCTAGGTTCAGGATCttactgtaggaaaaaaattggaatAATTCTGCAGCGATATCTATTCCTGTTCATCACATAATCCACCTCTCAAACTAGTGCTCAGACAAAAAGCCTTAGCTGTTAGTAGCAATATTGAATAAACTTCCACTTCAATAGTGGGCAGCTCTTGACATAACCGTAATTTAGTGCTaaagttttgtatttttctgcaagtttgatttttttttttttttaattatccgGAGGCAAACGCAAATACTtgggctgtgccagtgcccagGTGTTGTTCTAAGTCACCTTTGTGTCATGGCACTTTTCCAGACAAAGCCCCTTCTGTAACCTTATTTTCCTCTAGCAATACCTGCAGCTTGCTGAAGATGATAAGGTTCGGTACGAGAATGAAATGAAGTCGTGGGAAGCAAAAATGGTTGAACTGGGACGTGAAGACCTGGTGCGttccaaaaagaaaaggctaaaaAAGAAACCTGCTGGAACTGCAAAGCAAGCTGGGACAGCCAGAACTTCCTTGGGTAACAAGGcaaaattaaagctgaaaaaacCAGAAGAGTAAAATGGttaagtattttatatttaatccCTTTTGGTTGTCATGTCTCTATCCTGTTACGTTAATGCTGCA is a genomic window containing:
- the TFAM gene encoding transcription factor A, mitochondrial isoform X1, with product MAAAAALGRAAGLGLGLGLGLVTGGRRLLRYAAGAGLRGCGERGGGSGGHLGGVAVTGGAVVCRAGGAAEQCLSRGISSDQRPKRPLTAYLRFTMENRSAFREKNPGASNTELTKKLAGAWRELPASQKQVYEEAKKMDWQRYGEQMAKYKAQLTPAQAAALKEERRKQLARRRSLRAKRELTVLGKPKRPRSGLNIFVAEKFQESEGISPAAKLKKLFDTWQKLSTSQKQQYLQLAEDDKVRYENEMKSWEAKMVELGREDLVRSKKKRLKKKPAGTAKQAGTARTSLGNKAKLKLKKPEE
- the TFAM gene encoding transcription factor A, mitochondrial isoform X2 — protein: MAAAAALGRAAGLGLGLGLGLVTGGRRLLRAGGAAEQCLSRGISSDQRPKRPLTAYLRFTMENRSAFREKNPGASNTELTKKLAGAWRELPASQKQVYEEAKKMDWQRYGEQMAKYKAQLTPAQAAALKEERRKQLARRRSLRAKRELTVLGKPKRPRSGLNIFVAEKFQESEGISPAAKLKKLFDTWQKLSTSQKQQYLQLAEDDKVRYENEMKSWEAKMVELGREDLVRSKKKRLKKKPAGTAKQAGTARTSLGNKAKLKLKKPEE